One segment of Luteolibacter rhizosphaerae DNA contains the following:
- a CDS encoding DUF3293 domain-containing protein translates to MPFPPEYSSTVFLLVDSPSPLPASFAIITAWNPMDRRTSAEENQAADEDLKSCLENSGVIHFRATGCSPDLVHREEGWAAAISKSDALDLGRQFDQRAIWWIEGDELHLIRCADGHSEMLGSFSSRLV, encoded by the coding sequence ATGCCCTTCCCTCCCGAATACAGCAGCACCGTCTTCCTCCTCGTAGACTCGCCTTCTCCCCTGCCAGCGTCTTTCGCTATCATCACAGCGTGGAACCCGATGGACCGCCGGACTTCCGCAGAGGAAAATCAGGCCGCCGATGAGGATCTCAAAAGCTGCTTGGAGAATTCAGGCGTCATCCATTTCCGGGCCACGGGTTGCTCGCCGGATCTCGTCCACCGGGAAGAAGGCTGGGCGGCAGCGATCTCAAAATCGGACGCATTGGACCTCGGTCGGCAGTTCGACCAACGCGCCATCTGGTGGATCGAAGGCGACGAACTTCACCTGATCCGTTGTGCCGATGGACATTCCGAGATGCTCGGCTCCTTCTCCTCAAGGCTGGTATGA
- a CDS encoding GxxExxY protein encodes MVRCSRKGNQPQTNRMNADGPYAKETETIIGCAFAVLNDMGHGFHEKPYENALVVEFRHWGIAHSQQPSFPLLYRNERVGEYIPDLIAFEKVIIDAKTIDRITNHEVGRMLNYLKATGLQVGLILNFKRAKLEFRRVALTTSLSASEEPLDLH; translated from the coding sequence ATGGTCCGCTGCTCGCGTAAAGGCAATCAACCGCAGACAAACCGGATGAACGCAGATGGACCATATGCCAAGGAAACCGAGACGATCATCGGTTGCGCCTTCGCAGTCCTGAATGACATGGGGCACGGCTTCCACGAGAAGCCGTATGAGAATGCCTTGGTCGTGGAATTCCGTCATTGGGGCATCGCCCACTCCCAGCAGCCTTCTTTTCCGCTGCTTTACCGCAACGAACGGGTCGGTGAATATATTCCCGACCTCATCGCCTTCGAGAAAGTAATCATCGATGCGAAAACCATCGATCGTATCACCAACCACGAAGTAGGAAGAATGCTCAATTATCTCAAGGCCACCGGTCTTCAGGTGGGCCTGATCCTCAACTTCAAGCGGGCAAAACTCGAGTTCCGCCGGGTCGCGCTCACCACATCACTCTCAGCCAGCGAAGAGCCACTCGACCTTCACTAG
- the recF gene encoding DNA replication/repair protein RecF (All proteins in this family for which functions are known are DNA-binding proteins that assist the filamentation of RecA onto DNA for the initiation of recombination or recombinational repair.) produces the protein MLRTLRAVDFRCFSGLSLEIPAAGAVFTGDNAQGKTSILEAVCVLVRLHSPRTRRMPALTRIGGAAGFGIAGEAWDMERRVRWQGGLELAVDTEPRDGPGAYLADGGLIVWMGNEDLDLVRGPAEGRRRYLDFIGSQIEPGYRTALARYRRALKAKNLLLKDPRPREEEIRSYEEVMIAEGSMLVHARARIVELLTPRAAFAQRSVSGRDEILTLEYRAAGGMDLRAAMEQARERERRQRQSFVGPHRDDLLLSINGLAAAEFASEGQQRTLALALKLAQGEALAAARGSLPVYLIDDVFGELDPGRRNAVLHALPAAAQKWITTTHLSWLDDSQGLGGMARFVVRSGVAEPA, from the coding sequence GTGCTCCGCACCCTCCGCGCCGTCGATTTTCGCTGTTTTTCCGGGCTCTCGCTGGAGATTCCGGCAGCGGGGGCGGTCTTCACGGGGGACAACGCGCAGGGGAAAACCTCGATCCTTGAGGCTGTCTGCGTGTTGGTCCGGCTCCACTCGCCGCGCACGCGGCGGATGCCCGCGCTGACCCGGATCGGGGGCGCGGCGGGATTCGGGATCGCGGGGGAGGCTTGGGACATGGAGCGGCGGGTGCGCTGGCAGGGGGGGCTGGAGCTGGCGGTGGATACGGAGCCGCGGGATGGCCCGGGTGCCTATCTGGCGGATGGCGGGCTGATTGTCTGGATGGGGAATGAAGATCTGGATCTGGTCCGCGGGCCGGCCGAGGGGCGTCGGCGCTATCTGGATTTCATCGGCTCGCAGATCGAGCCGGGCTACCGCACGGCGCTGGCCCGTTACCGCCGGGCCCTGAAGGCGAAGAATCTCCTGCTGAAGGATCCGCGTCCGCGCGAGGAGGAGATCCGGTCCTATGAAGAGGTGATGATCGCGGAAGGAAGCATGCTCGTCCATGCGCGGGCCCGGATCGTGGAATTGCTTACACCCCGCGCTGCGTTCGCGCAGCGGAGTGTGAGCGGGCGCGATGAGATCCTGACGTTGGAGTATCGGGCGGCGGGAGGGATGGATCTGCGTGCCGCGATGGAGCAGGCCCGCGAGCGCGAACGGCGGCAGCGACAGAGTTTCGTCGGACCTCATCGCGATGATCTGCTGCTTTCGATCAACGGGCTCGCGGCAGCCGAGTTCGCGAGCGAGGGGCAGCAGCGAACTTTGGCTTTGGCGCTGAAGCTTGCGCAGGGGGAGGCGCTTGCCGCTGCTCGTGGTAGCCTCCCGGTTTATCTGATCGATGATGTCTTCGGCGAGCTCGATCCCGGTCGGCGCAATGCGGTGCTGCATGCCCTGCCTGCCGCCGCACAAAAGTGGATCACGACCACGCATCTGAGCTGGCTGGATGATTCGCAGGGTTTGGGTGGAATGGCGCGGTTTGTGGTCCGATCCGGGGTTGCCGAGCCTGCTTAA
- the aspS gene encoding aspartate--tRNA ligase, translated as MRTHHCNELRSAHIGETVTLIGWVNTVRDQGGVIFVDLRDREGLTQCVFRPEESPEAAAASHKLRGEDVVQVIGKVAKRLEGTANEKLGTGEIEIVASELVVVNKADVLPFQLDKELSNEDLRMRYRYLDIRRPRLSQNLRTRHRVTKTTRDFLDEQGFCEIETPILSKSTPEGARDFLVPSRLQPGSFYALPQAPQQYKQLLMVGGMEKYFQIAKCFRDEDLRADRQPEFTQIDIEASFVGQEDIIKLVEGLMGRIFKEARGAEIPASFDRLTYREAMNTYGSDKPDRRFGMHITDLGDVFANSTFKVFSGALQSGGVVKAINAKGFSGITTGQVEALTQIAVQAGAKGLAYIQVRGETVDTWRSPITKFLQPEELEAMKAKLNVETGDLILFAAGEWEHSCDILGRVRLACAGYQNLLEGNEELNFLWVTEFPLLAKDEETGRFVAVHHPFTRPLKEDEEKLMNGELSTELRAQAYDVVLNGYELGGGSIRIHEAPLQAAMFKALGISDETAAEEFGHILDAFRFGAPPHGGLALGLDRVVMLICNEQSIREVMAFPKNNKGSDLMSQSPAEVDPKQLRDLRIQTVKKPGTAAQG; from the coding sequence ATGCGCACGCACCACTGCAACGAACTCCGCTCCGCCCACATCGGTGAAACCGTCACCTTGATCGGCTGGGTGAATACCGTCCGTGACCAGGGCGGCGTGATCTTCGTGGACCTGCGCGACCGCGAGGGCCTGACCCAGTGCGTCTTCCGCCCGGAAGAGAGCCCGGAAGCCGCCGCTGCCAGCCACAAGCTGCGCGGCGAGGACGTTGTCCAAGTCATCGGCAAGGTCGCAAAGCGCCTCGAAGGCACCGCCAACGAGAAGCTCGGCACCGGCGAGATCGAGATCGTTGCTTCCGAGCTCGTGGTGGTGAACAAGGCCGACGTGCTGCCCTTCCAGCTCGATAAGGAGCTGTCGAACGAGGACCTGCGCATGCGATACCGCTATCTGGACATCCGCCGCCCGCGGCTGTCCCAGAACCTGCGCACGCGCCACCGCGTGACCAAGACGACCCGCGACTTCCTGGACGAACAGGGCTTCTGCGAGATCGAAACGCCGATCCTTTCCAAGTCCACGCCCGAAGGCGCGCGCGACTTCCTGGTCCCGTCTCGCCTCCAGCCGGGCTCTTTCTACGCGCTGCCACAGGCGCCCCAGCAGTATAAGCAGCTGCTGATGGTGGGCGGGATGGAGAAGTATTTCCAGATCGCCAAGTGCTTCCGCGACGAGGACCTGCGCGCCGACCGTCAGCCGGAGTTCACTCAGATCGACATCGAGGCATCCTTCGTCGGGCAAGAGGACATCATCAAACTGGTGGAGGGCCTGATGGGCCGGATCTTCAAGGAAGCGCGCGGCGCCGAGATCCCCGCGAGCTTCGACCGCCTGACCTACCGTGAGGCGATGAACACCTACGGCTCGGACAAGCCGGACCGCCGCTTCGGGATGCATATCACCGACCTCGGCGATGTGTTCGCGAACTCAACCTTCAAAGTCTTCTCCGGCGCGCTGCAATCGGGCGGCGTGGTGAAGGCGATCAACGCGAAGGGCTTCTCCGGCATCACCACCGGTCAAGTGGAGGCGCTCACACAGATCGCGGTGCAGGCCGGTGCGAAGGGCCTCGCCTACATCCAGGTCCGCGGCGAAACCGTGGACACCTGGCGCTCGCCGATCACCAAGTTCCTCCAGCCGGAAGAGCTGGAAGCCATGAAGGCGAAGCTGAACGTCGAGACCGGCGACCTCATCCTCTTCGCCGCCGGGGAATGGGAACACTCCTGCGATATCCTGGGCCGGGTGCGCCTCGCCTGTGCCGGTTACCAGAACCTGCTCGAAGGAAACGAGGAACTGAACTTCCTTTGGGTAACCGAATTCCCGCTGCTGGCGAAGGACGAGGAGACCGGCCGCTTCGTCGCGGTACACCATCCTTTCACCCGCCCTCTCAAGGAAGACGAGGAGAAGCTGATGAACGGCGAGCTCTCCACCGAGCTGCGGGCGCAGGCCTACGACGTGGTGCTGAACGGCTATGAGCTGGGCGGTGGCTCGATCCGGATTCATGAGGCCCCGCTGCAGGCAGCCATGTTCAAGGCGCTCGGCATCTCCGATGAAACCGCCGCGGAGGAATTCGGGCACATCCTGGATGCCTTCCGCTTCGGCGCACCGCCGCACGGCGGCCTCGCACTGGGTCTGGACCGCGTGGTGATGCTCATCTGCAACGAGCAATCGATCCGCGAGGTCATGGCCTTCCCGAAGAACAACAAGGGCAGCGACCTGATGAGCCAGTCCCCCGCCGAGGTGGACCCGAAGCAGCTTCGCGACCTCCGCATCCAGACGGTGAAGAAGCCAGGCACCGCGGCGCAGGGATAA
- the hisS gene encoding histidine--tRNA ligase: MAGPRFQALPGFRDFLPKDVAARNYLFETWRSVARRYGFVEYETPLLEDTALYMKKAGGELNSQLFRFEDQGGRDVTLRPEVTASLARLVAQHQRDFPKPLKWFEIGQCFRYEKPQKGRGREFFQFNVDILGEPGPQADAELIALAIDTMLAFGFEAGDFIVRVSDRQAWLDFAAQRRVAEESIPDFLQIIDKLEREKPEVVEQKLAALGLTTADVTTFIANPENASAAFETLRSELGSRGLGAYLSLDLSIVRGLAYYTGVVFEVFDSKKSMRAVAGGGRYDTLVETISDGGVDMPATGFAMGDYVIRNLIEETGKTNLLMQAWIQRNAAACDVYLVLADDTKRPEALEILSELRNAGISCDLPFTAPKVNKQFQNAEKCGARFALVIGSELPELKLKVLSSRLEESCHVLGLAEWLSDRLKEPDGPLLA; this comes from the coding sequence ATGGCAGGGCCTCGTTTCCAAGCACTTCCCGGTTTCCGCGATTTCCTCCCGAAGGATGTCGCGGCACGAAACTATTTGTTCGAGACTTGGCGCTCCGTCGCCCGCCGCTACGGCTTCGTGGAATACGAAACGCCGCTGCTGGAAGACACCGCGCTCTACATGAAGAAGGCCGGTGGCGAGCTCAACTCTCAGCTCTTCCGCTTCGAGGACCAGGGTGGCCGCGACGTCACCCTGCGCCCGGAGGTCACCGCCTCGCTCGCACGCCTCGTCGCGCAGCACCAGCGGGATTTCCCGAAGCCGCTGAAGTGGTTCGAGATCGGCCAGTGCTTCCGCTACGAGAAGCCGCAGAAAGGCCGCGGCCGCGAGTTCTTCCAGTTCAACGTGGACATTCTCGGCGAGCCCGGCCCGCAGGCCGATGCCGAGCTGATCGCGCTGGCGATCGACACCATGCTCGCCTTCGGTTTCGAGGCGGGCGACTTCATCGTGCGTGTGTCCGACCGCCAGGCATGGCTCGACTTCGCCGCACAGCGCAGGGTGGCGGAGGAATCGATCCCGGATTTCCTGCAGATCATCGACAAGCTGGAGCGTGAGAAACCGGAGGTGGTGGAGCAAAAGCTCGCCGCGCTGGGACTCACTACCGCGGACGTCACGACCTTCATCGCGAATCCCGAGAACGCCTCCGCGGCCTTCGAGACGCTCCGCTCCGAGCTCGGCTCGCGTGGCCTCGGTGCCTACCTCTCGCTCGATCTCTCGATTGTACGAGGTCTGGCGTACTACACCGGCGTGGTCTTCGAAGTCTTCGACTCCAAGAAATCGATGCGCGCGGTGGCCGGCGGCGGCCGCTACGACACCTTGGTCGAAACGATCTCCGATGGCGGCGTCGACATGCCAGCCACCGGCTTCGCGATGGGCGACTACGTGATCCGCAATCTCATCGAGGAAACCGGCAAGACCAACCTGCTGATGCAAGCTTGGATCCAACGCAACGCGGCCGCTTGCGATGTCTATCTGGTCTTGGCCGACGACACCAAGCGTCCCGAGGCCCTGGAGATCCTGAGCGAACTCCGCAATGCCGGCATCTCCTGCGACCTGCCCTTCACCGCTCCCAAGGTGAACAAGCAGTTCCAGAATGCCGAGAAATGCGGTGCCCGCTTCGCCCTCGTCATCGGCAGCGAACTCCCGGAGCTCAAGCTGAAGGTCCTCTCTTCCCGCTTGGAAGAGAGCTGCCATGTCCTCGGCCTCGCCGAATGGCTCAGCGACCGTCTCAAGGAACCTGATGGTCCGCTGCTCGCGTAA
- a CDS encoding DUF1800 domain-containing protein, protein MNCKKSPDVKDHAPLIAHPVRRLFLLPVLVSLVSRGLGASFDTVWQLGTDDNATAPFTVEVNGPNNPPGSATVKDDDYHFPTEPIANFERTISQGDPRKRVHFALTAAQASSASRLKITVDLFGGGAWTGQSVPGFSNHNVAITVNGKPVGGGNNLTWNTTLVFTVAASAVNAFAGNNILQIERTGGGTGGYIQFDYLKFEADADALSDADGDGIPLWFEEDFGLNPAANDSAPDTDGDGLSNLQEFHAGTNPTDPDSDNDGIPDGAETLTNSLLRDTDGDGLSDGEELAHGIDPLAKDSDADGHADNLEIEHGTDPVDDASRPFNFPNAVGLQFISEGLASAALPSHEPAGYFRLPWWNVTPGLPAWRTSGTTLSGSMTALKNNRGQTTSIGAAWTYHYAQNGLHKGPDDEKLFSGMIRSENNGSVITPAAVNLTGIPYASYDLIVYIGAIYPDNPADEQQHRRIGYVQRGTEQASRRYFGAASAPPFLKFTEATSTTAGDYKPANYVRFRNLSGATQSVSVQSPQVNTPVCIHGFQIIDMVIDSDADGMKDSTEVEFGFNPLVQDASADADNDGLSNSAEIAAGTDPHDPDTDKDGLKDGQEAAHGTSPLNPDSDGDTLTDGSEVTGDPFPSLPNDADSDNDGYSDAVERLYGSNPMSATNFPPSVPQWNAATNTWRWRIDNVRLLWNHSQSMLGAIAEDEAMLCEAVAQINAGGWSKQVGIGLRYVNGKLVHRFRCIEGVFHLSGQPATGFWDSDWNGTTDRTKSYGFSGFGEADDSKPLRMEFTAVRAANGSNSWTLNFVLADLTDPGNPVPLASKTWPNAVAADASLMSGNTNWTNASGTPGAFDVLIEPGVQAFITPNAVGTPDADSDGMPDAWENQHSFNPASASDATLDADSDGLSNLREFLAGTDPRDSDSDNDGASDGVELTHGSNPLAASSKPAGYDLTASISDLDGDGLSDAWVLWSGGIPRAPGADDDGDGMTNLEESQAGTDPDDSSSRFDLSSAFSGDDLHLSWTDLPLKAHAVQKSETLASWQALAGLPAPTISGGKRHLVIPANLLAVGKGYHRATINPLDSDGDGVEDWTEVNVTGTSPTSATSGGQTITRANGQPLSGDAVALLERMQGSASAGGTPGTSTAATPSATNAARFLMQSTFGPTAEDIAQVRSLGFSAWIDQQIALPVSTLTPYIKQIKADAAGPQVDPTYNLNTLDNFLFGNNVTTPFARNAVGKPDQLRQRVAFALSQILVVSRRDANLEEKPEGMANYYDMLSRNALGNYGDLLFDVALHPAMGWYLSHAGNQKPDPSIPRYPDENFARELMQLFSIGLWELNPDGSRKLDSHGEPIPTYDNGDITELARVFTGLYFVSPYGWGGGGWDDTHLTQPMVMHADRHDFGTKTLPGGFVVPAREENEANGMQDVRDAVDAIFRHPNTPVFVSRQLIQFLVTDNPSPAYIKRVQDVFVNDGSGTRGNLAAVVKAILLDPEARSQPLAPGSGKVREPVVRTMHLGRLFKLAEAHPDFVWWNWQENFYGFAKQEPLNSPSVFNFYTPVYQAPGEIRNGGMVSPGFQIIDTYSSVSFPNLMWKYLHQGFTSAWEWNYTLDYGDSLLLADNPATLVDHVNLLVCAGSMTTRTRGIILAAISSSQLTTKDRVALAVWLAMCSPEGTVQR, encoded by the coding sequence TTGAATTGCAAAAAAAGCCCGGATGTGAAGGATCACGCGCCGTTGATCGCTCACCCGGTTCGTCGCCTGTTCCTGCTGCCGGTCCTCGTCTCCTTGGTGAGCCGTGGCCTTGGCGCGTCGTTTGATACCGTCTGGCAACTCGGTACCGATGACAATGCCACGGCGCCCTTCACCGTGGAGGTCAACGGCCCGAACAACCCGCCCGGTTCGGCGACGGTGAAGGACGACGACTACCACTTCCCCACCGAGCCGATCGCGAATTTCGAGCGCACCATCTCGCAGGGCGATCCGCGCAAGCGTGTCCACTTCGCGCTCACCGCAGCCCAGGCATCTTCCGCCAGCCGCCTGAAGATCACTGTGGACCTCTTCGGCGGCGGTGCTTGGACCGGCCAATCGGTTCCCGGCTTCTCCAATCACAACGTCGCCATCACCGTGAACGGCAAGCCGGTCGGCGGCGGGAATAACCTTACTTGGAACACCACGCTGGTCTTCACGGTGGCTGCTTCCGCGGTGAATGCCTTCGCGGGGAATAACATCCTTCAGATCGAGCGCACGGGTGGAGGCACCGGTGGCTATATCCAGTTCGACTACCTTAAGTTCGAGGCGGACGCCGATGCGCTTTCCGATGCGGATGGCGACGGCATCCCGCTGTGGTTCGAGGAGGACTTCGGACTGAATCCCGCCGCGAACGATTCAGCACCGGATACCGACGGGGACGGCCTGAGCAACCTCCAGGAGTTCCACGCCGGCACCAACCCGACCGATCCGGATAGCGACAACGACGGCATCCCGGACGGCGCGGAGACGCTGACCAATTCGCTCCTACGGGATACCGATGGCGACGGCCTGTCCGATGGAGAGGAACTCGCGCACGGCATCGATCCCCTCGCGAAGGACAGCGATGCGGACGGTCACGCGGACAACCTCGAGATCGAGCACGGGACTGACCCGGTCGATGATGCATCACGGCCCTTCAACTTTCCGAACGCGGTCGGACTGCAATTCATCTCGGAAGGCCTCGCCTCCGCCGCGCTGCCCAGCCACGAGCCCGCAGGTTACTTCCGCCTGCCTTGGTGGAACGTCACCCCGGGCCTGCCCGCGTGGCGCACTTCCGGCACCACACTCAGCGGCAGCATGACCGCGCTGAAGAACAACCGCGGCCAGACCACCAGCATCGGCGCCGCGTGGACCTACCACTATGCCCAGAACGGTCTGCACAAGGGCCCCGATGACGAGAAGCTCTTCTCCGGGATGATCCGCAGCGAGAACAACGGCAGCGTGATCACACCCGCCGCGGTGAATCTCACGGGCATCCCCTACGCCAGCTACGACCTCATCGTCTACATCGGGGCGATCTATCCGGACAATCCCGCGGACGAACAGCAGCACCGCCGGATCGGCTACGTGCAGCGCGGCACCGAGCAAGCGAGCCGCCGCTACTTCGGTGCGGCTTCCGCGCCGCCTTTCCTCAAGTTCACCGAGGCGACCAGCACGACCGCAGGCGACTACAAGCCCGCCAACTATGTGCGCTTCCGCAATCTCAGCGGAGCCACCCAGAGCGTGTCCGTGCAATCGCCCCAGGTGAATACGCCGGTCTGCATCCATGGCTTCCAGATCATCGACATGGTGATCGATAGCGACGCCGACGGGATGAAGGATTCGACCGAGGTTGAGTTCGGCTTCAATCCCTTGGTTCAGGACGCGAGTGCCGATGCCGACAACGACGGTCTCTCCAACAGTGCGGAGATCGCCGCGGGCACCGACCCGCATGATCCGGATACGGACAAAGACGGCTTGAAAGACGGTCAGGAAGCCGCGCACGGCACCTCCCCGCTGAATCCGGACAGCGATGGCGACACCCTGACCGATGGCAGCGAAGTGACCGGAGATCCTTTCCCCTCCCTGCCGAATGATGCCGATAGCGACAACGACGGCTATTCCGATGCCGTTGAGCGTCTCTACGGCTCGAACCCGATGTCGGCCACGAATTTCCCGCCCAGCGTACCGCAGTGGAATGCAGCGACGAACACTTGGCGCTGGCGCATCGATAACGTCCGGCTGCTCTGGAACCACTCCCAATCGATGCTCGGGGCCATCGCTGAGGATGAAGCGATGCTTTGCGAAGCCGTCGCCCAGATCAACGCGGGCGGCTGGAGCAAGCAGGTCGGCATCGGCCTGCGCTATGTAAACGGCAAGCTCGTCCACCGCTTCCGCTGCATCGAGGGCGTCTTCCATCTGTCCGGCCAGCCCGCCACCGGCTTCTGGGACAGCGATTGGAATGGCACTACCGACCGGACCAAAAGCTATGGTTTCAGCGGCTTCGGCGAGGCGGATGACTCCAAGCCCCTGCGGATGGAATTCACCGCGGTCCGCGCTGCGAACGGCAGCAACTCCTGGACCCTGAACTTCGTTCTCGCGGATCTCACCGATCCCGGCAATCCGGTCCCGCTTGCTTCGAAGACCTGGCCGAATGCCGTCGCCGCCGACGCCTCGCTGATGAGCGGGAACACGAATTGGACCAACGCCAGCGGCACCCCCGGCGCCTTCGATGTGCTGATCGAGCCCGGCGTGCAGGCCTTCATCACTCCGAATGCCGTCGGCACTCCGGATGCGGATAGCGACGGCATGCCCGATGCCTGGGAGAACCAGCACAGCTTCAATCCCGCCAGCGCCAGCGACGCCACCCTTGACGCCGATTCCGATGGCTTGAGCAATCTGCGCGAGTTCTTGGCGGGCACCGATCCTCGGGACAGCGACAGCGACAATGACGGAGCCAGCGACGGGGTGGAGCTCACCCACGGCTCCAATCCTTTGGCAGCCTCCAGCAAACCCGCGGGCTACGACCTCACCGCCAGCATCTCCGACCTCGATGGAGACGGCCTCTCCGATGCTTGGGTTCTCTGGAGCGGCGGCATTCCCCGCGCACCGGGCGCCGATGACGATGGTGACGGCATGACCAACCTGGAAGAGAGCCAGGCTGGCACCGATCCGGATGATTCATCTTCACGCTTCGACCTCAGCTCGGCATTCAGCGGCGACGACCTGCATCTCTCCTGGACCGATCTTCCCTTAAAGGCCCATGCGGTGCAGAAGAGCGAAACGCTCGCCTCATGGCAGGCTCTTGCCGGTCTCCCCGCCCCCACCATCTCGGGCGGCAAGCGTCACCTCGTGATTCCTGCCAACCTGCTCGCAGTGGGTAAGGGTTATCACCGCGCCACCATCAATCCTCTCGATAGCGATGGCGATGGCGTCGAAGACTGGACCGAGGTGAATGTCACCGGCACTTCGCCCACATCCGCCACCTCCGGCGGCCAGACGATCACCCGTGCCAATGGCCAGCCGCTCTCCGGTGATGCAGTCGCGCTGCTAGAGCGCATGCAGGGCTCCGCGTCCGCCGGTGGCACGCCGGGCACCAGCACCGCCGCTACGCCGTCCGCGACGAATGCCGCCCGCTTCCTGATGCAGTCCACCTTCGGCCCCACGGCGGAAGACATCGCGCAGGTCCGCTCGCTCGGTTTCTCCGCGTGGATCGATCAGCAGATCGCGCTGCCGGTCTCCACCCTCACGCCTTACATCAAGCAGATCAAAGCGGACGCCGCGGGCCCGCAGGTCGATCCCACCTACAATCTCAACACGCTCGATAACTTCCTCTTCGGCAACAACGTCACCACTCCCTTCGCGCGCAATGCCGTGGGAAAGCCGGACCAACTCCGTCAGCGTGTTGCCTTCGCCCTCTCCCAGATCCTCGTCGTCTCGCGCCGCGATGCGAACTTGGAGGAAAAGCCCGAGGGCATGGCGAACTACTACGACATGCTTTCCCGGAACGCGCTGGGCAACTACGGCGACCTGCTCTTCGACGTCGCCCTCCATCCCGCCATGGGCTGGTACCTCAGCCACGCGGGCAACCAGAAGCCCGACCCCTCCATCCCGCGCTATCCCGACGAGAACTTCGCCCGCGAGCTGATGCAGCTCTTCAGCATCGGCCTCTGGGAACTCAACCCCGATGGCAGCCGCAAGCTCGACAGCCACGGCGAACCGATCCCGACTTACGACAACGGCGACATCACCGAGCTCGCCCGCGTCTTCACCGGCCTCTACTTCGTCTCCCCTTATGGTTGGGGCGGCGGCGGTTGGGACGATACCCATCTGACCCAGCCGATGGTCATGCATGCCGATCGCCATGACTTCGGCACGAAAACCTTGCCCGGTGGCTTCGTCGTGCCCGCCCGCGAAGAGAACGAAGCCAATGGCATGCAAGACGTCCGCGACGCGGTGGACGCCATCTTCCGCCATCCGAACACCCCCGTCTTCGTTAGTCGCCAGCTCATCCAGTTCCTCGTCACCGACAATCCCTCGCCCGCCTACATCAAGCGCGTGCAGGATGTCTTCGTGAACGATGGCAGCGGCACCCGCGGCAATCTCGCCGCGGTGGTGAAGGCCATCCTGCTCGACCCGGAGGCGCGCTCGCAACCGCTTGCCCCCGGCTCCGGGAAGGTCCGCGAACCGGTCGTCCGCACCATGCACCTCGGCCGCCTCTTCAAGCTCGCCGAAGCCCACCCCGACTTCGTGTGGTGGAACTGGCAGGAGAACTTCTACGGCTTCGCCAAGCAGGAGCCGCTCAATTCACCGAGCGTCTTCAACTTCTACACCCCGGTCTACCAAGCCCCCGGTGAGATCCGCAATGGCGGCATGGTCAGCCCCGGCTTCCAGATCATCGATACCTACTCTTCCGTGTCCTTTCCGAACCTGATGTGGAAATACCTCCACCAGGGCTTCACCTCGGCTTGGGAGTGGAACTACACGCTCGACTACGGCGATTCCCTCCTGCTCGCGGACAACCCCGCCACCTTGGTCGATCACGTGAATCTACTCGTTTGCGCGGGTTCCATGACCACCCGCACCCGCGGCATCATCCTCGCCGCCATCTCAAGCTCTCAGCTCACCACGAAGGACCGCGTCGCCCTCGCCGTGTGGCTCGCCATGTGCTCGCCGGAGGGCACGGTCCAGCGCTGA